A region of Sesamum indicum cultivar Zhongzhi No. 13 linkage group LG7, S_indicum_v1.0, whole genome shotgun sequence DNA encodes the following proteins:
- the LOC105166153 gene encoding uncharacterized protein LOC105166153 isoform X3, with product MKVTGAVDDLTDNYRKKDVFRPSVLDMESGRRDRWRDEERDTNSSVRKDRWREGEREHSDNRRVDRKADSSARYYGEARRTPGERWTDSGSRDNHEQRRESKWNTRWGPDDKAADAVREKWGDSNREDDVILDKGSSPLPYHGKDEKDVDHYRPWRPNTSYSRGRADAHQQTSTPNKQVPTFSHARGRAENPAPNFSLGRGRVSAGGSSVTHTVINLQSHGPVAERGESGHGDPHLLFYNRTKLIDIYRTTDMIRHAKYLEGVVHVPSLTQEEPIEPLAFCAPTPEELVILKGIDRGEISSSGAPQVSKDGSAGRTTADFMQSRRNRLGGNKDDLPVSLDDSKHETLDYPGGYSSYSEGLSHEKQIYSWPNAKVEAMQEYQAFSGRKLNTEDSSRSTSDWREASTDIQKDLNNVWETSMIRSPKTKKGPTQWQVGDEPVMRRLPSAVFDREMEPHKMSPPSPEDLVLYYKDPQGEIQGPFAGSDIITWFESGYFGIELQVRLASAPPDSPFSLLGDVMPHLRAKARPPPGFSTPKANEIQDLSGRLNYSTFGKLHTASSEVDVLKDESRYKHDSTTEAENRFLESLMVGSLSTTPLEKFALSEGMQGYGGNNSFALPHLGSSTADDPYLLAKKLTLERQRSMSNPYSLWPGMDAASVVGKTDVNETSLPHSKFLSSNTDNARTQHHSQSVESMSVLQGLSDHSTSTMNNGMSSWLNFPVQGGLDPLQDKLDIHHSPNFPPQSAFGIQQQRLTPQNTPLTNLFAQSMDNPSKMLTPEKLLTSGISQDPQLLSLLQQQYLLQLQSQAPVASQHISLLDKLLLLKQQEKQEEQQQLMRQQQELLSKVISEHHNNQRLGENSFAKLQTAGFAAGNDVDHNHFQQPHDLFHLRSQLQAPNVRGGSENAADFVLPPGDSKDISANIGPETSVHLPHQIFANNVKQRNWDSSPSEHIVEQQESSSSTTGGMDLTKMPEKTNKFVLEQISNSDKSLGDTTSDIASSFPAEEHLEESVLQQQLAVGHENEPQDTVEALAEMKSGAFKEPLDLGEQQLDDSSSVKEVKIPEARGVKKLSEKKSKKQKSSKVLTDSAKGVSKSQQSKQSEFEGTNSVNAKSETLADQGDATSFAEKAKRNTKIAADDLDLLPGENLLPALNHASAGVTIETKVQQGQVAYASQVNVEAHAGQRAWKPAPGFKPKSLLEIQLEEQKRVQEEKEMAVSEISTSLGSMNVSTPWSGIVLNTDHKRFSDIGQDTAGTELSFSKSDGSLTLKNKKSQEEDLFWDNSVAKLGDREMEISDSTPSVPLTSIISSQADSVVDDDFINAKDTKKSRKKSAKAKNAGAKATPAVSVDVSVGSSPVDKGKYARQIPQQKEVLPAVPSGPSLGDFVPWKGEPASPPAPAWSTDSGKPHKPASLRDILKEQERRVSSPQPVPTPQKIATNQPARGSGPSWSLSSSPAKAASSIPINSQAASHSKNKVEDDLFWGPLEQPKKEDKKSDFPQLGTQGGWGSKSTPVKGTLGGSLNRQKSAGGKPADYLVSASASSAQSSLKGKKTALNKHSEAVDFKEWCESECIRLMGSKDTSILEYCLKISRSEAETLLAENLASVDPNHEFIDKFLNYKDFLPADSLEIAFKNRNDRKTTASGVGDMTSDNMDVGGSDPGSMGAIDGASKGGKKKGKKGKKVSPSVLGFNVVSNRIMMGEIQTVDD from the exons ATGAAGGTAACTGGAGCAGTTGATGATTTGACTGATAACTATAGGAAGAAAGATGTTTTCCGTCCTTCTGTGCTGGATATGGAATCTGGTCGTCGAGACCGCTGGCGTGATGAAGAAAGGGACACTAATTCCTCTGTCCGCAAAGACCGATGGAgggagggggagagagagCATAGTGATAATCGCAGGGTGGATCGCAAGGCTGATTCATCTGCGAGATACTATGGGGAAGCACGTCGTACCCCAGGTGAGCGATGGACAGATTCAGGAAGCAGAGATAATCATGAGCAACGTCGCGAGAGCAAATGGAACACGCGGTGGGGACCTGATGACAAAGCGGCTGATGCTGTGCGTGAGAAGTGGGGGGACTCCAACAGAGAAGATGATGTGATTCTTGATAAAGGGTCCTCCCCCCTTCCTTATCATGGAAAGGATGAGAAGGATGTGGATCATTATCGACCTTGGAGACCTAACACTTCCTACAGCCGAGGCAGAGCAGATGCTCATCAGCAAACTTCAACCCCAAATAAACAGGTCCCAACATTTTCACATGCCAGGGGACGTGCTGAAAACCCTGCCCCTAACTTTTCCCTTGGCAGGGGAAGGGTTAGTGCTGGGGGAAGCTCAGTTACTCACACAGTGATTAACTTGCAATCGCATGGACCTGTTGCAGAAAGAGGTGAAAGTGGCCATGGCGACCCAcatcttctattttataaccggacaaaattgattgatatatacaGGACAACTGACATGATACGTCATGCAAAGTATTTGGAGGGTGTTGTTCACGTACCCTCCCTCACACAAGAAGAACCTATAGAACCTCTGGCTTTTTGTGCGCCTACTCCTGAAGAATTG GTTATCCTTAAGGGAATTGACAGAGGAGAAATCTCCAGTAGTGGTGCTCCACAGGTCAGTAAAGATGGATCTGCTGGCCGAACCACAGCTGACTTTATGCAGTCAAGACGAAACAGGCTTGGag GAAATAAGGATGATTTGCCAGTTTCTCTTGATGATTCTAAGCACGAAACGTTGGACTATCCCGGTGGTTATTCGAGTTACTCAGAAGGCCTGTCCCATGAAAAGCAGATTTATTCTTGGCCTAATGCAAAAGTTGAGGCAATGCAGGAGTATCAGGCCTTCTCCGGTCGCAAATTGAATACTGAAG ATAGCTCACGTTCAACTTCGGATTGGAGAGAGGCATCTACAGATATTCAGAAAGATCTTAACAATGTCTGGGAAACGAGTATGATTAGATCACCTAAGACCAAGAAAGGACCAACCCAGTGGCAAGTTGGTGATGAACCAGTTATGAGAAGGTTACCATCTGCAGTATTTGACAGGGAGATGGAACCACATAAGATGTCTCCGCCATCTCCAGAAGACCTAGTTCTTTACTATAAAGATCCACAAGGTGAAATTCAAGGCCCTTTTGCTGGGAGTGATATCATCACGTGGTTTGAGTCTGGATACTTTGGCATAGAGTTGCAAGTTCGTTTGGCCAGTGCACCACCTGACTCTCCCTTCTCTTTACTTGGAGATGTGATGCCTCATTTGCGTGCCAAGGCTCGGCCACCTCCTGGATTTAGTACACCCAAGGCAAATGAAATCCAAGATTTATCTGGTAGATTAAACTACAGCACTTTTGGGAAGCTTCATACAGCTTCAAGTGAGGTTGATGTGTTAAAAGATGAATCTAGATATAAACATGATTCCACGACTGAGGCTGAAAACAGGTTTCTGGAGTCACTGATGGTTGGCAGTTTAAGTACCACCCCACTTGAGAAGTTTGCTCTCTCAGAAG GTATGCAGGGATACGGTGGAAATAATTCATTTGCACTACCTCATTTGGGATCTAGTACTGCAGATGACCCATATTTGCTGGCCAAAAAGTTGACACTGGAGAGGCAGAGATCGATGTCAAATCCTTATTCACTTTGGCCTGGGATGGATGCTGCTTCTGTTGTTGGAAAGACAGATGTGAATGAGACTTCACTACCTCATTCGAAGTTTCTATCATCTAATACAGACAATGCTCGGACGCAACATCATTCTCAGAGTGTGGAGTCAATGTCTGTTCTTCAAGGCTTATCTGACCATTCTACATCCACTATGAACAATGGAATGAGTAGTTGGTTGAATTTTCCCGTTCAAGGGGGGTTGGACCCACTTCAAGATAAGTTGGACATTCATCACAGTCCGAATTTTCCTCCACAATCTGCATTTGGGATACAGCAGCAGAGGCTAACGCCACAGAATACACCCTTAACTAATCTATTCGCCCAATCAATGGATAATCCATCCAAGATGTTAACTCCAGAAAAGCTCCTCACTTCTGGTATATCTCAAGATCCACAACTTCTGAGTTTGTTGCAACAGCAGTACTTGCTGCAGTTGCAATCCCAGGCCCCTGTTGCATCACAGCACATCTCACTATTGGATAAACTGTTGCTGCTTAAGCAGCAAGAGAAGCAGGAAGAGCAGCAGCAGTTAATGCGCCAGCAGCAAGAGTTGCTCTCAAAAGTAATCTCTGAGCATCATAATAACCAGCGATTAGGTGAGAATTCTTTTGCAAAACTGCAAACGGCTGGGTTTGCAGCTGGAAATGATGTGGACCACAACCACTTCCAACAACCGCATGATTTGTTTCATCTTCGCTCACAGTTACAAGCTCCCAATGTGCGAGGTGGAAGTGAAAATGCTGCTGATTTTGTGTTGCCTCCTGGTGATTCTAAGGATATTAGTGCAAATATTGGTCCAGAAACTTCCGTGCATCTGCCACACCAAATCTTCGCAAATAATGTGAAGCAAAGGAATTGGGATTCTTCTCCATCTGAGCATATTGTTGAGCAGCAGGAGAGTTCATCTAGCACAACAGGTGGCATGGATTTGACTAAGATGCCAGAAAAGACGAACAAGTTCGTTTTGGAACAGATATCAAACTCTGATAAGTCTCTTGGAGATACTACCTCTGACATTGCTTCCAGTTTTCCAGCTGAGGAACATTTGGAGGAATCAGTTCTGCAGCAGCAATTGGCAGTTGGTCATGAGAATGAGCCACAAGACACAGTAGAGGCATTGGCAGAGATGAAGTCAGGAGCCTTCAAAGAGCCACTAGATTTAGGGGAACAGCAGCTTGATGATTCCTCTTCGGTGAAGGAAGTGAAAATTCCTGAAGCACGGGgagtaaaaaaattgtcaGAGAAGAAGTCAAAAAAGCAGAAGTCTTCGAAGGTTTTAACTGACTCGGCAAAGGGCGTCTCTAAGTCGCAACAGTCAAAGCAATCAGAATTTGAAGGAACAAACTCAGTAAATGCAAAATCTGAAACATTAGCTGACCAAGGAGATGCAACATCTTTTGCAGAAAAGGCGAAGAGGAACACCAAAATAGCTGCTGATGATCTGGATTTACTACCAGGTGAAAACTTGTTGCCTGCCCTTAATCATGCCAGTGCTGGTGTGACAATTGAAACAAAGGTGCAGCAAGGACAAGTTGCATATGCGTCACAGGTGAATGTAGAAGCACATGCTGGACAACGGGCTTGGAAACCAGCTCCTGGTTTCAAACCAAAATCACTACTGGAGATACAACTGGAGGAGCAGAAGAGAGTACAGGAGGAGAAGGAGATGGCAGTTTCTGAGATCTCCACATCGCTTGGCTCCATGAATGTCTCGACTCCTTGGTCTGGGATAGTTCTGAATACAGATCACAAGAGATTTAGTGACATTGGGCAGGATACTGCCGGCACTGAGTTAAGTTTTTCAAAGTCAGACGGTTCCTTGACTCTTAAGAACAAGAAGAGCCAAGAAGAAGACCTATTCTGGGATAATAGCGTTGCAAAATTAGGTGACAGGGAGATGGAGATATCTGACAGTACACCATCAGTACCTTTGACTTCAATTATAAGTTCCCAAGCTGATTCTGTTGTTGATGATGACTTCATCAATGCTAAAGATACTAAAAAGAGCCGTAAAAAATCTGCTAAGGCTAAAAATGCGGGAGCTAAGGCTACTCCTGCAGTTTCAGTTGATGTGTCTGTTGGATCAAGTCCTGTTGATAAGGGTAAATATGCTCGCCAAATACCACAGCAGAAGGAGGTTTTACCTGCTGTGCCATCTGGCCCTTCGTTGGGAGATTTTGTTCCCTGGAAGGGGGAGCCTGCCAGTCCTCCTGCCCCAGCTTGGTCCACTGATTCTGGAAAACCTCATAAGCCAGCATCACTGAGGGACATCCTAAAGGAGCAAGAAAGAAGGGTTTCTTCTCCACAGCCGGTGCCAACTCCTCAGAAAATTGCAACAAATCAACCTGCCCGTGGAAGTGGTCCATCATGGTCATTGTCCTCGTCTCCTGCAAAGGCTGCATCCTCAATACCAATCAACTCACAAGCTGCTTCTCACTCGAAAAATAAAGTTGAGGATGATCTGTTCTGGGGGCCACTAGAGCAACCAAAGAAAGAGGATAAGAA GTCTGATTTTCCTCAACTTGGAACGCAGGGTGGTTGGGGCAGCAAGAGCACACCTGTAAAAGGTACTCTTGGAGGGTCATTGAACCGACAAAAATCCGCTGGGGGAAAACCTGCAGACTATTTGGTTTCTGCCTCAGCTTCCTCCGCTCAATCATCCCTGAAAGGCAAAAAAACTGCCTTGAACAAGCATTCAG AGGCTGTGGACTTCAAGGAATGGTGTGAGAGTGAGTGCATCAGACTAATGGGGTCAAAAG ATACAAGTATCTTAGAATATTGTTTAAAGATATCAAGATCAGAAGCTGAAACACTACTAGCAGAGAATCTTGCCTCAGTTGATCCTAACCATGAGTTCATCGACAAGTTTCTGAACTACAAAGATTTTTTGCCTGCGGATTCTCTTGAAATTGCCTTCAAGAATCGGAATGATCGAAAAACCACTGCCTCCGGCGTGGGAGATATGACTTCCGATAACATGGATGTTGGGGGCTCCGACCCAGGTAGCATGGGAGCTATTGATGGCGCCtcaaaaggaggaaaaaagaagggaaAGAAAGGGAAGAAGGTAAGTCCATCTGTTTTGGGGTTCAACGTGGTTAGCAATCGGATTATGATGGGAGAGATTCAGACGGTTGACGATTAA